One region of Enterobacter ludwigii genomic DNA includes:
- a CDS encoding cyclic diguanylate phosphodiesterase, protein MQTAQTIIKNYRRKRVIVCVTVALLTLILTLGIRFISQRNVNQQRILDFTSHTVRSLDNILLSLENRRKVLQSLVGQPCPQVHLALRKQAAILQTVRSIALIKDGILYCSSIFGSRDVPVRDFLKELPANTTKLILSTDQWLLKGSPILIQWYPVSGDGEDGVIEIINIDLITKMILEPQRPLIDDVALTVGDRFLRYGQRVTDSLTFDEDGAIFQQSSIRNPFSITVSGPGPGQLALKSLPAQLPLGLMLSLLLGYLAWLATANRMSFTWEIDMGIAAREFELFCQPLVNARTQECSGVEILLRWNNPRQGWISPEVFIPLAEEHNLIVPLTRYVIAETVRQIGYFPSSAGFHIGINVAASHFRRAVLIQDLNHFWFSAHPRQQLVIELTERDALLDADYRTVRELHRKGVKLAIDDFGTGNSSLSWLEKLHPDVLKIDQSFTTAIGTDAVNSTVTDIIIALGQRLNIELVAEGVETEEQARYLRRHGVPVLQGFFYARPMPLRDFPQWLAGSAPPPAHHNGHIVPLMPLR, encoded by the coding sequence ATGCAAACAGCACAAACGATCATTAAAAACTATCGCCGAAAACGCGTTATCGTCTGTGTGACGGTCGCGCTCCTCACGCTCATCCTGACATTAGGTATTCGCTTTATTTCGCAGCGGAACGTCAACCAACAGCGGATCCTCGATTTTACCAGCCATACCGTTCGCTCCCTTGATAACATACTGCTTTCATTAGAAAACCGTCGCAAGGTGCTGCAGTCCCTCGTGGGTCAACCCTGCCCTCAGGTGCACCTTGCTCTGCGAAAGCAGGCAGCCATTTTGCAGACCGTGCGCTCCATTGCCCTGATTAAAGACGGTATTCTCTATTGCTCCAGTATTTTCGGTAGCCGCGATGTGCCGGTTCGTGATTTTCTGAAAGAATTACCCGCCAATACGACGAAGTTGATTTTATCGACCGACCAGTGGCTGCTTAAGGGCAGTCCGATTTTGATCCAGTGGTACCCTGTTTCCGGTGACGGTGAAGATGGCGTTATTGAAATCATCAATATTGATCTGATCACCAAAATGATACTGGAACCCCAGCGCCCGCTGATCGATGACGTGGCGCTGACCGTGGGCGATCGCTTCCTGCGTTATGGTCAACGCGTCACTGATAGCCTGACATTTGATGAAGATGGCGCTATTTTCCAGCAGTCATCAATCCGTAATCCTTTCTCCATTACAGTAAGCGGGCCGGGTCCTGGACAACTCGCCTTAAAGAGCCTGCCAGCCCAACTGCCGCTGGGGTTAATGCTGAGCCTGTTGCTGGGATATCTCGCCTGGCTCGCTACGGCAAACCGGATGAGCTTCACATGGGAGATTGATATGGGGATTGCGGCGCGGGAATTTGAGCTTTTCTGTCAGCCGCTGGTGAATGCCCGTACTCAGGAGTGCTCTGGTGTTGAGATCCTGCTGCGCTGGAATAATCCCCGTCAGGGGTGGATCTCCCCGGAAGTGTTTATTCCTCTGGCAGAAGAACACAACCTGATTGTTCCCCTGACCCGTTACGTCATCGCCGAAACGGTGCGCCAGATAGGTTACTTTCCTTCCAGCGCAGGTTTCCACATTGGGATTAACGTCGCCGCCAGCCATTTCCGTCGCGCTGTGTTGATACAGGATCTGAACCACTTCTGGTTCAGCGCACACCCGCGCCAGCAACTGGTGATTGAATTAACGGAACGAGATGCGTTGCTGGATGCGGATTATCGCACTGTGCGTGAGCTCCATCGTAAGGGGGTGAAACTCGCTATCGACGATTTTGGCACCGGGAACAGTTCCCTCTCCTGGCTTGAAAAACTGCACCCGGACGTTCTGAAAATTGATCAGTCGTTTACCACTGCAATTGGAACTGATGCAGTAAATTCAACGGTGACAGACATCATTATTGCTCTGGGTCAGCGGCTGAATATCGAACTGGTTGCTGAAGGAGTCGAGACAGAGGAGCAGGCGCGGTATTTACGCCGTCATGGGGTACCTGTCCTGCAGGGGTTTTTCTATGCGCGGCCTATGCCACTGCGAGATTTTCCGCAATGGCTGGCGGGAAGCGCCCCCCCGCCAGCACACCATAACGGACACATCGTGCCTTTAATGCCGTTACGTTAA
- the yoaE gene encoding CNNM family cation transport protein YoaE, translating to MEFLMDPSIWVGLLTLVVLEIVLGIDNLVFIAILADKLPPKQRDKARLIGLSLALVMRLALLSVISWMVTLTKPLFSVMDFTFSGRDLIMLLGGIFLLFKATTELHERLENRQHDDGHGKGYASFWVVVMQIVVLDAVFSLDAVITAVGMVNHLPVMMAAVVIAMAVMLLASKPLTRFVNQHPTVVVLCLSFLLMIGLSLVAEGFGFHIPKGYLYAAIGFSILIELFNQIARRNFIKQQSNQPLRARTADAILRLMGGRRQVNVQSDSENRHPVPVPEGAFVEEERYMINGVLSLASRSLRGIMTPRGEISWVDANLSVDEIRRQLLSSPHSLFPVCRGELDEIIGVVRAKEMLVALEEGVNVEAIAAASPAIVVPETLDPINLLGVLRRARGSFVIVTNEFGVVQGLVTPLDVLEAIAGEFPDADETPEIVADGEGWLVKGTTDLHALSHTLGLENVVNDEEDIATVAGLVIAVNGQIPRVGDVIELPPLHISIVEANDYRVDMVRIVKEHSVHDEDE from the coding sequence ATGGAATTCTTAATGGACCCGTCAATCTGGGTGGGATTGCTCACGCTGGTGGTGCTGGAGATTGTTCTCGGCATTGATAACCTGGTGTTTATCGCCATCCTTGCGGACAAACTGCCGCCAAAACAGCGTGATAAAGCGCGCCTGATCGGTCTGTCGCTGGCGCTGGTCATGCGCCTGGCACTGCTGTCCGTCATCTCGTGGATGGTCACGCTGACAAAACCGCTTTTTTCCGTCATGGATTTCACCTTCTCCGGCCGTGATTTGATCATGCTATTGGGGGGGATATTCCTGCTGTTTAAAGCGACGACAGAGCTGCATGAGCGGCTGGAAAACCGTCAGCACGATGATGGACACGGTAAAGGCTATGCCAGCTTCTGGGTTGTTGTGATGCAGATCGTGGTGCTTGATGCAGTCTTCTCGCTGGATGCGGTGATCACGGCCGTCGGTATGGTGAACCATCTTCCGGTGATGATGGCGGCTGTTGTTATTGCGATGGCGGTTATGCTACTGGCCTCGAAACCGCTGACGCGTTTCGTGAATCAGCATCCGACGGTAGTGGTACTGTGTCTGAGCTTCCTGCTGATGATTGGTCTGAGCCTGGTGGCGGAAGGCTTCGGTTTCCATATTCCGAAAGGCTACCTGTACGCAGCCATTGGCTTCTCAATTCTGATTGAGCTGTTTAACCAGATTGCGCGCCGTAACTTTATTAAACAGCAGTCGAATCAGCCGCTTCGCGCCCGTACTGCAGACGCCATTCTGCGTCTGATGGGGGGGCGTCGACAGGTCAACGTCCAGTCTGACTCCGAAAACCGTCATCCGGTTCCGGTCCCTGAAGGGGCGTTTGTGGAAGAAGAGCGCTACATGATTAACGGCGTACTCTCCCTGGCCTCGCGTTCACTGCGTGGGATCATGACGCCGCGCGGCGAAATCAGCTGGGTTGATGCTAACCTGAGCGTGGATGAAATTCGTCGGCAGTTGCTCTCGTCACCACACAGCCTGTTCCCGGTTTGCCGTGGTGAGCTGGATGAGATCATCGGTGTCGTCCGTGCAAAAGAGATGCTGGTGGCTCTGGAAGAGGGTGTCAACGTCGAAGCCATCGCCGCTGCTTCACCTGCGATTGTGGTGCCGGAAACGTTAGATCCAATCAACCTGCTGGGCGTGCTACGCCGTGCTCGCGGTAGCTTTGTGATCGTCACTAACGAATTTGGCGTAGTACAGGGGCTGGTGACGCCGCTGGACGTGCTTGAAGCGATCGCCGGTGAGTTCCCGGATGCAGACGAAACACCTGAGATCGTGGCTGACGGCGAAGGCTGGCTGGTTAAAGGTACAACCGATCTGCATGCGCTCTCGCACACCCTGGGGCTGGAAAACGTGGTCAACGATGAAGAAGACATTGCCACCGTGGCGGGTCTGGTCATCGCGGTTAACGGGCAAATCCCACGAGTGGGGGATGTTATCGAACTGCCGCCGTTGCACATTTCCATCGTTGAAGCCAACGACTATCGCGTTGATATGGTTCGTATTGTTAAAGAACACTCTGTCCACGATGAAGATGAGTAA
- the manX gene encoding PTS mannose transporter subunit IIAB produces MTIAIVIGTHGWAAEQLLKTAEMLLGEQENVGWIDFVPGENAETLIEKYNAQLAKLDTSKGVLFLVDTWGGSPFNAASRIVVDKEHYEVVAGVNIPMLVETFMARDDNPSFDELVALAVETGREGVKALKAQPVEKPAPAVAAPKAAAPAKPMGPNDYMVIGLARIDDRLIHGQVATRWTKETNVRRIIVVSDEVAADTVRKTLLTQVAPPGVTAHVVDVAKMIRVYNNPKYAGERVMLLFTNPTDVERIVEGGVKITSVNIGGMAFRQGKTQVNNAISVDAKDIEAFNKLNARGIELEARKVSTDQKLKMMDLIGKVGK; encoded by the coding sequence GTGACCATTGCTATTGTCATAGGCACACATGGTTGGGCTGCTGAGCAGCTACTCAAAACAGCAGAGATGCTGTTGGGCGAGCAGGAAAACGTCGGCTGGATCGATTTCGTTCCCGGTGAAAATGCCGAGACGCTGATTGAGAAGTACAACGCCCAACTCGCGAAGCTGGATACCAGCAAAGGCGTGCTGTTTCTCGTTGATACATGGGGAGGCAGTCCGTTCAATGCTGCCAGCCGCATTGTCGTCGATAAAGAACACTACGAAGTTGTCGCCGGGGTGAATATCCCGATGCTGGTGGAAACCTTCATGGCGCGCGACGACAATCCCTCTTTCGATGAGTTGGTTGCACTCGCTGTGGAAACCGGCCGCGAAGGCGTGAAAGCGCTGAAAGCACAACCAGTCGAGAAACCCGCACCGGCTGTCGCAGCGCCAAAAGCTGCTGCACCGGCAAAACCGATGGGCCCGAATGATTACATGGTTATTGGCCTTGCACGTATTGATGACCGCTTAATCCACGGTCAGGTCGCTACGCGCTGGACCAAAGAGACCAACGTTCGACGCATTATCGTCGTCAGTGATGAGGTTGCCGCCGATACTGTACGTAAAACCCTTCTGACTCAGGTTGCTCCTCCTGGCGTTACCGCGCACGTGGTGGATGTCGCCAAGATGATCCGCGTTTATAACAACCCGAAATATGCGGGTGAACGCGTGATGCTACTGTTCACTAACCCGACAGACGTTGAGCGCATTGTTGAAGGCGGCGTGAAAATCACCTCCGTGAACATCGGGGGTATGGCATTCCGTCAGGGCAAAACGCAGGTCAACAACGCCATTTCGGTTGATGCGAAAGATATCGAGGCATTTAACAAGCTGAATGCCCGCGGTATTGAGCTGGAAGCCCGTAAGGTTTCCACGGATCAGAAACTGAAAATGATGGATTTGATCGGTAAAGTTGGGAAATAA
- a CDS encoding PTS mannose/fructose/sorbose transporter subunit IIC, with product MEITTLQIVLVFVVACIAGMESVLDEFQFHRPLVACTLIGAVLGDMKTGIIIGGTLEMIALGWMNIGAAVAPDAALASIISTVLVIAGHQSIGAGIALAIPLAAAGQVLTIIVRTITVAFQHAADKAAENGNLTALSWIHVSSLFLQAMRIAIPAVIVAISVGTSEVQSMLNAIPEVVTGGLNIAGGMIVVVGYAMVINMMRAGYLMPFFYLGFVTAAFTNFNLVALGVIGAVMAILYIQLSPKYNRVAGAPVQAAGNNDLDNELD from the coding sequence ATGGAGATTACCACTCTTCAGATTGTGCTGGTGTTCGTCGTCGCATGTATTGCGGGTATGGAATCCGTACTTGATGAATTTCAGTTCCACCGTCCTCTGGTGGCCTGTACGCTGATTGGTGCCGTTCTGGGTGACATGAAAACCGGTATCATCATCGGTGGTACCCTTGAAATGATCGCCCTGGGCTGGATGAACATCGGTGCGGCGGTTGCGCCTGATGCCGCGTTGGCTTCCATCATTTCTACCGTTCTGGTTATTGCCGGTCACCAGAGTATTGGTGCAGGTATCGCCCTGGCGATCCCGCTGGCAGCAGCAGGCCAGGTACTGACTATCATCGTTCGTACCATCACGGTTGCTTTCCAGCACGCAGCGGATAAGGCAGCCGAAAATGGCAACCTCACGGCGCTGTCCTGGATCCACGTTTCATCGCTGTTCCTGCAGGCGATGCGTATCGCTATTCCGGCGGTCATCGTCGCGATTTCTGTCGGTACCAGTGAAGTGCAGAGCATGCTGAACGCCATTCCAGAAGTGGTCACCGGCGGCCTGAACATCGCGGGCGGTATGATCGTGGTAGTCGGTTACGCAATGGTCATCAACATGATGCGCGCAGGCTACCTGATGCCGTTCTTCTACCTCGGCTTCGTGACCGCTGCCTTCACCAACTTCAACCTGGTTGCGCTGGGTGTAATTGGTGCAGTGATGGCGATTCTCTACATCCAGCTGAGCCCGAAATACAACCGCGTTGCGGGTGCCCCAGTGCAGGCTGCTGGTAACAACGATCTCGATAACGAACTGGACTAG
- a CDS encoding PTS mannose transporter subunit IID, whose protein sequence is MVDMTKTTTEKKLTPGDIRGVFIRSNLFQGSWNFERMQALGFCFSMVPAIKRLYPENNEARRQAIKRHLEFFNTHPYVAAPVLGVTLAMEEQRANGAEIDDGAINGIKVGLMGPLAGVGDPIFWGTVRPVFAALGAGIAMSGSLLGPLLFFILFNAVRLLTRYYGVAYGYRKGVDIVKDMGGGFLQKLTEGASILGLFVMGALVNKWTHVNIPLVVSTITGQDGQTRVTTVQTILDQLMPGLVPLLLTFACMWLLRKKVNPLWIIVGFFIIGIAGYAVGLLGL, encoded by the coding sequence ATGGTTGATATGACAAAAACTACCACCGAGAAAAAACTCACTCCGGGTGATATTCGTGGCGTGTTCATCCGTTCTAACCTGTTTCAGGGTTCATGGAACTTCGAACGTATGCAGGCGCTGGGCTTCTGTTTCTCCATGGTGCCGGCAATCAAACGCCTTTATCCGGAAAACAACGAAGCGCGCCGTCAGGCAATTAAGCGTCACCTGGAATTCTTTAATACCCATCCATATGTGGCGGCTCCCGTTCTGGGTGTAACGCTGGCGATGGAAGAGCAGCGTGCGAACGGCGCAGAGATTGACGATGGTGCCATCAACGGTATTAAAGTCGGTCTGATGGGTCCGTTAGCAGGTGTCGGTGACCCTATCTTCTGGGGTACCGTTCGTCCGGTCTTCGCGGCACTAGGGGCCGGTATCGCGATGAGCGGCAGCCTGCTTGGCCCGCTGCTGTTCTTTATCCTGTTCAACGCCGTGCGTCTGCTGACCCGTTACTACGGTGTGGCATACGGTTACCGTAAAGGGGTGGACATCGTTAAGGACATGGGCGGCGGCTTCCTGCAAAAACTGACTGAGGGGGCGTCGATCCTCGGCCTGTTTGTGATGGGGGCATTGGTTAACAAGTGGACGCACGTGAACATCCCGCTGGTGGTATCGACCATCACCGGGCAGGATGGTCAGACGCGCGTCACCACCGTGCAGACGATTCTGGACCAGCTTATGCCTGGCCTGGTGCCGCTGCTGTTAACCTTCGCCTGCATGTGGCTGCTGCGTAAGAAAGTTAACCCACTGTGGATCATCGTTGGCTTCTTTATCATCGGTATCGCGGGTTACGCTGTCGGCCTGCTGGGCCTGTAA
- a CDS encoding DUF986 family protein — protein MTVTDIVLVLFIAALLAYAIYDEFIMPRRHGETLLSLPLLRRGRVDAFIFAGLIVILIYNNVTSHGAILTTWLLCALALMAIYLFWIRTPKIIFKSHGFFFANVWIEYNRIKEMNLSEDGVLVMQLEQRRLLIRVKNIDDLEKIYKLLVKTQ, from the coding sequence ATGACTGTCACGGACATCGTATTGGTTTTATTTATTGCTGCCCTTCTGGCTTACGCGATCTATGACGAGTTCATCATGCCTCGCCGCCACGGCGAGACGCTGCTCTCCCTCCCTCTTCTGCGACGCGGACGCGTAGATGCGTTTATCTTCGCGGGTCTCATCGTCATCCTTATTTACAACAACGTCACCAGCCATGGTGCAATATTAACCACATGGTTATTATGTGCGCTGGCATTAATGGCGATTTATCTGTTCTGGATCCGCACGCCAAAAATCATTTTTAAATCCCATGGATTTTTCTTTGCCAATGTCTGGATAGAATATAACCGTATTAAAGAGATGAATTTATCGGAAGATGGTGTACTGGTCATGCAATTAGAGCAACGCCGCCTGCTTATTCGTGTTAAAAATATTGACGATTTGGAAAAAATATACAAACTACTCGTTAAAACTCAATGA
- the mntP gene encoding manganese efflux pump MntP translates to MNISATILLAFGMSMDAFAASIGKGATLHKPKFSEALRTGLIFGAIETLTPLIGWGLGMLASQFVLEWNHWIAFVLLVFLGGRMVIEGFRGSDDEDEEPQHRHGFWLLVTTAIATSLDAMAVGVGLAFLQVNIIATALAIGCATLIMSTLGMMVGRFIGPLLGKRAEILGGIVLIGIGAQILWAHFAG, encoded by the coding sequence ATGAATATCTCCGCTACCATCCTTCTTGCTTTTGGCATGTCCATGGACGCGTTTGCCGCCTCCATTGGTAAAGGTGCCACGCTCCACAAACCAAAATTCTCTGAAGCATTACGCACCGGTCTTATCTTTGGCGCAATTGAAACGCTGACACCGCTTATCGGCTGGGGTCTTGGCATGCTCGCCAGCCAGTTTGTGCTGGAATGGAACCACTGGATTGCGTTCGTGCTGCTGGTGTTTCTTGGTGGCCGAATGGTCATCGAAGGTTTTCGCGGCAGTGACGATGAAGATGAGGAGCCTCAACACCGCCACGGTTTTTGGTTACTGGTTACCACAGCCATTGCTACCAGCCTTGATGCGATGGCTGTCGGTGTCGGACTGGCATTTTTGCAGGTCAATATTATCGCCACTGCGCTTGCTATTGGCTGCGCAACGCTAATTATGTCCACACTGGGAATGATGGTTGGTCGATTTATCGGCCCGCTGCTGGGTAAACGCGCCGAGATCCTGGGTGGGATTGTGTTAATTGGCATCGGAGCCCAGATACTCTGGGCACACTTCGCCGGTTAA
- the rlmA gene encoding 23S rRNA (guanine(745)-N(1))-methyltransferase: MSFSCPLCHAPLTHSDKSYTCPQGHQFDMAKEGYVNLLPVQHKRSRDPGDSAEMKQARRAFLNAGHYLPLRETVAQRLNDILPDSATAILDIGCGEGYYTARFAEIAREKGALTFGLDVSKVAIRAAAKRYTDVTFCVASSHRLPFDDASMDAVIRIYAPCKAEELARVVKPGGWVITVTPGPRHLMELKGLIYDEVRLHAPHSEQLAGFSLKQEQSVAYEMTLKGEEAVALLQMTPFAWRAKPEVWETLAARSAFCCQTDFSIHVWQRED; this comes from the coding sequence ATGTCCTTCAGCTGCCCCCTTTGCCACGCCCCCCTGACACACTCAGATAAAAGTTATACCTGTCCGCAGGGGCATCAGTTTGATATGGCAAAAGAAGGCTACGTGAATCTTCTGCCGGTGCAGCATAAGCGCTCCCGCGATCCCGGCGACAGTGCAGAGATGAAGCAGGCGCGTCGCGCGTTTCTGAATGCCGGGCACTATCTGCCGCTGCGGGAGACCGTCGCGCAGAGGCTGAATGACATTCTGCCTGATTCTGCCACCGCCATACTCGATATCGGCTGCGGGGAAGGGTACTACACCGCACGGTTTGCCGAGATTGCCCGTGAGAAGGGCGCGCTGACATTCGGTCTGGACGTGTCGAAAGTGGCGATTCGCGCAGCAGCAAAACGTTACACCGACGTGACGTTCTGCGTGGCATCCAGCCACCGTCTGCCGTTTGACGATGCCAGCATGGACGCTGTTATCCGCATTTACGCGCCCTGCAAGGCGGAAGAGCTGGCTCGCGTGGTGAAGCCGGGCGGATGGGTGATTACCGTTACCCCCGGCCCACGTCATCTGATGGAGTTAAAAGGGCTGATCTACGACGAAGTGCGTCTGCATGCGCCGCATTCTGAACAGCTGGCCGGTTTTAGCCTGAAGCAGGAGCAAAGCGTGGCGTATGAAATGACGCTTAAAGGAGAAGAGGCCGTTGCGTTGTTGCAGATGACTCCGTTCGCGTGGCGGGCAAAACCGGAAGTATGGGAAACGTTAGCGGCACGATCAGCATTTTGCTGCCAGACGGATTTCAGTATCCACGTCTGGCAGCGCGAAGATTAA
- the ftsI gene encoding peptidoglycan glycosyltransferase FtsI, which produces MKKKILTTAGNFTPARFALLCFAIFCSLAFLLGRVAWLQIIKPDNLVKQEDMRSLRELPIDAPRGMIKDREGRPLAVSVPVRAVWADPKTVLAKGGVGFDQRWQALANALHLSLATLSTRINANPQGRFIYLARQVDPAQAKWIDKLNLPGINLRDESRRFYPAGHVAANLIGFTNIDGQGIEGVEKSFNAQLTGKAGVRQVREDRYGRVVENLTEVAPAPAHNIQLSIDERLQTITEDALDNAVAWNKAESGASVLINIPTGEILAMASYPDFNPNNREGATINDFRNRAISDTFEPGSTVKPLVLMTALQQGLVQPDSVIDTHPYTLDGHRIRDVGYYPELTMTGILQKSSDTGVSRLSLAMPIQHLIDTYRNFGFGTNTGLGLTGESAGLLPQRKFWSQLDRATFAFGYGLMVTPLQLAHVYATIGGYGLERPLSITRIDPPVIGQRVMPEEIAHEVEHMMESVALPGGGGVKAAVRDYRVAVKTGTAKKIDDSGKYVDKYVAYTAGVAPASDPRFALVVVINDPQNGAYYGGAVSAPVFSEIMGNVLRLENVKPDGLPAGSDHLIVMR; this is translated from the coding sequence GTGAAGAAGAAGATACTTACGACAGCCGGAAATTTCACTCCGGCGCGTTTTGCGCTGCTCTGTTTTGCCATTTTTTGTAGTCTGGCTTTTTTACTGGGTCGTGTTGCGTGGCTGCAAATCATCAAGCCAGACAATCTGGTGAAGCAAGAGGATATGCGGTCACTCCGGGAACTGCCGATTGATGCTCCACGCGGCATGATCAAGGATCGTGAAGGAAGACCACTGGCGGTCAGTGTGCCAGTCAGGGCCGTATGGGCCGATCCAAAAACGGTACTGGCGAAAGGGGGAGTCGGCTTTGATCAGCGCTGGCAAGCGCTGGCGAATGCGCTACATCTCTCTTTGGCTACGCTCTCGACACGCATCAACGCGAATCCACAGGGACGTTTCATTTACCTTGCCCGCCAGGTTGACCCGGCACAGGCAAAGTGGATCGATAAACTGAATTTGCCGGGTATCAATTTACGTGATGAGTCTCGTCGTTTTTATCCCGCCGGGCATGTGGCGGCAAATCTGATTGGTTTCACCAATATTGACGGGCAGGGTATTGAAGGTGTGGAAAAAAGCTTCAACGCTCAGTTAACGGGGAAGGCCGGGGTCCGGCAGGTAAGAGAGGATCGCTACGGGCGTGTGGTAGAAAACCTGACAGAAGTTGCTCCTGCACCGGCGCATAACATCCAGTTGAGCATCGACGAGCGGTTGCAAACCATTACCGAAGATGCGCTTGATAATGCCGTGGCCTGGAATAAGGCCGAATCCGGGGCATCGGTGTTAATTAATATCCCAACCGGGGAAATACTCGCCATGGCGAGCTATCCGGATTTCAACCCCAATAATCGCGAAGGCGCAACAATAAACGATTTTCGTAACCGTGCGATCAGCGATACTTTTGAACCTGGTTCTACCGTCAAACCGCTGGTGCTGATGACTGCATTGCAGCAGGGGCTGGTCCAGCCGGACAGCGTGATTGACACCCATCCGTATACTCTCGACGGGCATCGTATCCGCGATGTGGGTTACTACCCTGAACTGACCATGACCGGGATCCTGCAAAAATCGAGCGATACAGGCGTATCCCGCCTCTCGCTGGCGATGCCGATCCAGCATCTTATTGATACTTACCGGAACTTTGGTTTTGGTACAAATACGGGGCTTGGCTTAACGGGGGAGAGTGCGGGACTACTGCCACAGCGTAAATTCTGGAGCCAGCTCGACAGGGCGACGTTTGCCTTTGGCTACGGGCTGATGGTGACACCGCTCCAGCTGGCACATGTTTACGCCACCATTGGCGGCTACGGGCTTGAGCGTCCTCTCTCAATCACGCGTATCGATCCACCCGTAATTGGACAACGCGTCATGCCAGAGGAAATCGCTCATGAAGTGGAGCATATGATGGAGAGTGTGGCACTGCCTGGTGGGGGAGGCGTTAAGGCAGCCGTGCGTGACTACCGCGTGGCGGTGAAAACCGGTACGGCGAAGAAAATTGATGATAGCGGGAAGTATGTCGATAAATACGTCGCCTACACTGCAGGTGTTGCACCCGCCAGCGACCCACGTTTTGCGCTCGTAGTCGTGATTAACGATCCTCAAAACGGGGCATACTACGGCGGTGCCGTCTCCGCGCCCGTTTTCAGCGAGATTATGGGAAACGTGCTGCGTCTGGAGAATGTGAAACCCGATGGTTTACCGGCGGGTTCAGATCACCTTATCGTTATGCGTTAA
- the cspE gene encoding transcription antiterminator/RNA stability regulator CspE, with amino-acid sequence MAKIKGQVKWFNESKGFGFITPADGSKDVFVHFSAIQGNGFKTLAEGQNVEFEIQDGQKGPAAVNVTAI; translated from the coding sequence ATGGCAAAGATTAAAGGTCAAGTTAAGTGGTTCAACGAGTCTAAAGGTTTTGGTTTCATTACTCCTGCTGACGGCAGCAAAGACGTGTTCGTACACTTCTCTGCAATCCAGGGTAACGGCTTCAAAACTCTGGCTGAAGGCCAGAACGTTGAGTTCGAAATTCAGGACGGCCAGAAAGGCCCAGCTGCAGTTAACGTAACTGCTATCTGA
- a CDS encoding MBL fold metallo-hydrolase has translation MVWKNPWYDPSLKHHTPNGFRNTRPVGHQPGDLERWRKARKEAGLPRPPALGYEDFIRQWWQPVDLMQPHEDGVWWLGHASVLLQIDGNILLTDPVFSQRASPLSFLGPQRKTPPVLSVDQLHQLDAVVISHNHYDHLDDATIRRILKRFPDVSLFVPLGLADWFRRRGARCVVELDWWQSFTWQGITLSAVPAQHWSMRTPWNRNRTLWCGWVFEGRHHRFWFSGDTGYSPELLLIPERLGRIDAAALPIGAYAPRWFMAVHHMDPQSAVALWQQLGCPLAFPIHWGVFELADDALDDPVRELTVALDNLAPVDSSLRILKIGEYLSL, from the coding sequence GTGGTCTGGAAAAATCCCTGGTATGACCCCTCCCTGAAACATCACACGCCGAATGGTTTCCGTAATACCCGTCCTGTCGGGCATCAGCCCGGTGACCTTGAGCGCTGGCGAAAAGCGCGTAAAGAGGCCGGTTTGCCCAGACCGCCCGCACTCGGTTATGAGGATTTTATACGTCAGTGGTGGCAACCGGTTGATCTTATGCAACCTCATGAGGATGGGGTATGGTGGCTGGGACACGCGAGTGTGCTGCTGCAGATAGACGGCAATATTCTCCTCACTGACCCGGTTTTCTCACAGCGTGCCTCTCCGCTCTCATTTCTGGGACCACAACGTAAAACCCCTCCGGTACTTTCTGTCGATCAACTTCATCAGCTTGATGCCGTCGTTATCTCCCATAATCATTACGATCATCTTGATGACGCAACTATCCGTCGGATCCTTAAACGCTTCCCTGACGTGAGTCTGTTTGTACCTTTAGGTCTGGCCGACTGGTTTCGCCGCCGGGGGGCAAGATGTGTGGTTGAGCTCGACTGGTGGCAGAGTTTCACCTGGCAAGGGATAACCTTGAGTGCTGTTCCGGCACAGCACTGGAGTATGCGAACACCCTGGAATCGAAATCGCACCTTGTGGTGCGGCTGGGTCTTTGAGGGGCGGCATCACCGTTTCTGGTTCAGCGGTGATACAGGTTATTCGCCTGAGTTGCTATTGATACCGGAGCGTTTGGGGAGAATTGACGCTGCTGCATTACCTATCGGAGCTTATGCCCCACGATGGTTCATGGCTGTACATCATATGGACCCTCAATCTGCCGTTGCGTTATGGCAACAGTTGGGCTGCCCTCTGGCGTTTCCTATTCACTGGGGCGTGTTTGAACTGGCAGATGATGCGCTGGATGACCCAGTGAGGGAGTTAACGGTTGCACTAGATAATTTAGCACCAGTTGATAGTTCTTTAAGGATACTGAAAATTGGTGAATATTTATCCTTATAA